The Lactuca sativa cultivar Salinas chromosome 2, Lsat_Salinas_v11, whole genome shotgun sequence genome includes the window gactcggcgagtccatggagggactcggcgagtccgagcgggatccgagtcgatgtgtaagcgaccgactcggcgagtcggccaaggagactcggcgagttgggtctgaacgaggaaaaaccctaaatccgggacttggagcctatttaagcgtctcaatctccttcctagggtccctttactgcctctttaccccagaacaccaaaccctagccgccatatccggttttgagctagatcttgccttgaagagtgcactaaagattggaggaggaagaaagaccttggaggtgcaagaagggattgtagatctgggattgaggagtcatttcagaccaattggaggtaataagctgttgcttggactccctttgcatctagatctattcttatgtgtgagttttggtcattattggtatgatatgtaaccaattcgagttggaggttcagatctgaggttgcgacctcagatccatgttggttttggtcttgaatccccaaaagtatcagcccttggtatgttgaaggagtatgtttgccataaaccctagtttagtgtgttttgagcctagatctcttaatctacacgtaaagtttgccactttacgtgggggataggccctagaagtatggatctatgagttggaagctctgtttggctcgaaaagcaaCTGCATgaattgaggactggatagactcggcgagtccttcgagtggactcgatgagtagcttgaagatgaggaggaactcgacgagtaggatgaacagctcgtcgagtcggttgaagttaggcatggactcggcgagtagcttgaagatgaggaggaactcgacgagtaggatgaacagctcgtcgagtcggttgaagttagccatggactcggcgagttggacaaacaactcgacgagttggttgaagattgtctaggactcggcgagtctgttcttggactcggcgattcagatcgcgaaaccctaaacccttcgagttgagactcgaatcagtgagtcgggtggtgactcagcgagttggacaggacaggtcttggaactagttggactcagcgagtcatagactgactcggcgagtcgagtcgcggataagaaagaccctgagcgtatgaactcggcgagtcagtaggtagactcggcgagtagggttgacctggaaggttgacgttgaccaggattttgaccttgaccagagttgacctagtgaCCTTTGGAGGTGAGTTGGACTAAGTGTTTTATTGGCTTTTGAAGCTCGAAGagttagtggagcagcagtttggagtcagaggtcaagtagcagtcaagaggattagcagcatcagttcagcagtctcaggtgagtttccttccagtaggaacgggtctaaggccacaatgccgacccgtttagctagaagtagttttcggatgttgatatgatccagtagttagtatgtttgatgccttcgtggctcagacaggatttatatgttatgtgttccgggctacggcccgatgtagtatgcaatatatgtgagtttatgccagttgatatgttatgatatgctgtggtcggttagcttcggacttcggtccgatggagggggcaaggccccaatcagttagcttcggacttcggtccgatgtcagcttcggacttcggctcgatgtagggggcaaggccccagtcagttagcttcggacttcggtccgatgtcagcttcggacttcggttcgatgtaggggcaaggccccagtcagttagcttcggacttcggtccgatggaggggacaaggtcccagacagttagcttcggactccggtccgatggagggggcaaggccccagtcagttagcttcggacttcggtccgatgtcagcttcggacttcggttcgatgtagggggcaaggccctagtcagttagcttcggacttcggtccgatgtcagcttcggacttcggttcgatgtagggggcaaggccctagtcagttagcttcggacttcggtccgatgtcagcttcggacttcggttcgatgtagggggcaaggccccagtatgtgctttatatgtttttgtgtggtatgtggtagattgggggagctcactatgcttcgtgcttacggttttcagttttggtttcaggtactcggttttcagaagaggagctcgggaagattgcagagcacacaccatagtcagttagcctgggaatgtttgactctgataatgatgttatgttttgaatttaatactcgaaagttatgtttgacttatgatacgttttataaatccagttttagtaatgttttaaaagaaatttttagtcgtgattttcgggtcgttacactcacccacacacacacacccacaaacacacacacatacatacccaccaaCGCAACCCCAAGgcccacacacacaaacacactcacacacacccccacaaacacacacccacacacacacaaacccacACCTACCCCCACCAACGCAACCCCAAGgcccacacacacaaacacactcacacacacccccacaaacacacacccacacacacacaaacccacACCTACCCCCACCCACCCAACACCACCACAACAATCACCGACCTACCATCACCACTAACCCGTCACTAGCACTaccaccaccgccgccgccgACCCGCTACCGTCACCGCCCCTACACATACCCTACCACTGCTaccgttttctaaaaatgaaaccgatagaaaaatacacatctaaacgcgttttctaaatttttcaatgaaaaatgaaaatggaAAACGAAAATCGAAAAGGGAAAACAAAAAACagaaaatgaaaattgtttttccGTAACTAAACGCAACCTTAGCTATTGAAAAAAACTGAATCGTTAACCCTTCTGAATTTCATCAGCAAGATAAGCTTTGGTGGGTAAACCAACCCGATTAAAAAAATTAGCTCTTTAAAACTTTGGATACACTTCGTGATCCCATGGATTCGTTGGTGGAGCATTGTTCATAGTTGCAGATATCTTCTTTTCCAGAACCCATAATTCAACAAAAGGGATAAAAGGGCAAAATTGTGTTTTGCAAGTGATATacatattttgattttttgaagttATGATGTACTTTGTGTTGTCATGTTCTTTTTTTGTTTGTATTTTGCAGGTGATATACATATTTTGATTTTTTGCTTCCACATATACCCTTATAAGAATAATTACCAGTGGCTCTCCAAGAATCCCATGTAAAAATTCCAACGCAATAGAAAAAAATCCATAAAAACTGAAGAAATTGATATACCTTAATCAAATTGAAAAACTGCAAAATCAATTTCTATAGTGAACTTCAATTTTTATGTTTCTTGACTGAAGACCACCCACCTGTTGTTCTCTTTGTAGCAGTTGAATTATGAAAGGGGTCTGCATAAACTTTTGTAAGTTCATCACATTTGAAGACGACTTTTAACCACGTGctcttttctgttttttttttctaatttaaaaataaattacaaaagttTTTCTTTTTTGTAGTGGTTTTGGTCATGTTCCAAAGTAAAATGGATGCATTACCCTTTTctggttttttattttattttaaatcaaaGGGTAATATTGTCAATTGCTTAAAAACATGAACAAAAACATCACAAATATTTCAAATAATTACCCTTTTCTGTTTTGTTATAAGTAAAAGGTTAATATAGTCATTTTGCGTAAAACATGAACAAAAacatcacatatatatatatatatatatatatatatatatatatatatatatatatatatatatatatatatatcaaataatgaccaaattaaaaaaaaaatactattaaCTTAAGTTCAACTTATATAATGATCCTGTAACATTTTCTATCTTAAGGTTTTTTAGTTTTCAGATTTACATTGCTTCTTTTGCTTTTAGGCATATTAAGGTTTTTTAGTTTTCACATTTACATtgctttttttttattattatagtaATTGAAAAGCATGTGATTTTTGGGTGGCAAGTCTTCAACAGAGTTATCAGAACCTATGCTACAAAGCTTTTTGATGAAGTTGCATTGCATATTAATATCATACAATTGCATACAAATAGCACTACACAAACCCCTCCATGCCTCCATGCCATAATCTGCACTAAAACCTAGTTCTTTGTGTGTCCCTATTGGGCATCCAATTACTAAGCaaaaaagtaggttgctattaatCAAATTAAGAAAATTTAGTTACCATCAAGATTCAGCTAATTTTCTTCAACTTTCTTTCACCTGTTAAAGTAACAGTTTCATTCTAGATTTCCAAAAACTGAAATGGAATTTTGAGTTTCAGGTTGTAGAACAAAGGGCAGATTAACAACGGTTGGTGCAGCCTACCCAATTCTACACTTCTTTTTtgaatattatttaaatgtgtttCGCATCTTTTGCTTATTATCTACGAACATATTTAATATTTACCCCCCGCCCCACCCAGACCCATGCGAAGCATGGGATACTTTTCTAGTTAGTTATTATGTAACAAAAAAATTAatacttttaaataaaatatttatgtttataccttatatttatattatgtttatattattgatgtaaattaaataatattgatgtttatttaatatatgtaaattaatttttatataatgaattgaatattttgaaattttcattTGTTCAAAACTGAATTTCTAAATATATGCCcttcttaaacatcaaaatatcatatttacccaacttaatttctaaatatcatattcacccttcataaaatttctaaatatcatatttacccttcataaaatttcaaaatatcatatatgtcctttttaaacatcaaaatatcatatatatacccttctcaaatatcaaaatatcatatatgcacttgttaaacatcaaaatatcagtGGTAATATCTAAAATATCCTTCATCTACAACATAAtaataatcaacaacaacaaaaactaaaCAGTCAAAAATATATATTCCATAGAAAGAGTTGAAGATGAATCTTTTTGTATGTGAAGAAGCCGACATTTCAACAATTTAGAAGTTCACATTCCATTATCATAGACGTAAGGATAATATGATTAAAttccttaattattataataattctaaggtataaaaaatgattataaatcattaataacattataaaaaaggatttgggcaaatatgatattttgaaggtttatgaagtgtaaatatgatattgagaaattaagttgggcaaatatgatattttgaagtttaagaggggtatatatgaaattctcccaaaaaaaaataacaaaactaAAAATGTATCTGATATAGGGAAGAAGAATTTCAACATAATAGTAAATTTCTCCAATAAATAATCATCACCGTTAACCAACTATAAAATCTGTTTTAACAGTCACCACCACAAGGAATAGTAAAAACCTTTTAATACACTACAAAAATTGTTCGTATTACTATTATTAAAATTAtagatttttgttaaattttgttgGGATCTTCAAAACCAATTTCCCAGAATGAAACAGAGACTAAAAAAACACCTTTTaaaactttgcaactatcacattgCAAAACCAAATGgttatttatagaaaaaaaaaagcaatacAATACCCAgcaaaaaaagaaaaagtttaGGGAATGAAACAGAGACTAGAAAATCACCTTTTATAACTTTGCAACTGTACCATGGCAAAATCAAATGGTTATTTATAGAAAAAAGCAATACAATAGCtgttttagggaaaatgacttaggagggtaactacctcttatccgtgttcacatattgacaacttcttcttttttgtacataataaagcaactaacttgttttaactgtttaaattacatcAATATTACCAGCTAAAACaggtaactcaaagggaaaatgacttaggagggtaactacctcttatccgtgttcacatattggcaacttcttattttttgtacataaaaaagcaactaacttgttttaactgtgttacatcccaaaaataatgaccaaaaatttcatttttaatttaatactaaaaccataattgttaaaccattaatttaatacttgGCATTGGGCCTCGCcagacatcaggccccgcctgacatcgatCCCTGCTCAGTATAcagatctgtctctcttaggccccacctgtctccgggccccgcccgctaaacacatacaatcatataacatgctaacatataaagaaacatactttactgtatccctgtcctaagaaacatactctgctaataatgagatatggaacttTGTCAGTACTCAGCTAGTTCCAGCCAAgtcttcagcagtgcaaggtgagtctcctcactgtgtgaatgggtctaaggccacaatgctatcccatgtagtctatgagtaggaagaccccggggttagccctaggcattgtatgctagtatgttatttcagaccaaggtctgatgtcgggcgggtgcccgaggaatgtttgcatgttagattatacgtGTTGTTcatatgatacttgtatgtgtcgGGTAGAgatgtgagtgtgggcgaggtcccgtatctcatcactagctgagtacggacgatgttccgtatctcattattagcagagtatgtttcttaggacagggatacagtaaagtatgtttatttatgtgttagcatgttatatgattgtatgtgtttagcgggcggggcctggagacaggcggggcctaagagagacagatttGTATACCAAGcaaggctcgatgtcgggcgagaCCCAatgccggagtattaaattaatggtttgacaattatggttttagtattaaattaaaaacgaaatttttgatcatgatttttgggatgttacacggttaaaacaagttagttgttttcttatgtacaaaaaataagaagttggcAATATGTGAACACAGATAATagatagttaccctcctaagtcattttccctttgaggTACATGTTTTAGCCGGTAATATTgatgtaatttaaacagttaaaacaagttagttgctttattatgtacaaaaaagaagaagttgacaatatgtgaacacgaataagaggtagttaccctcctaagtcattttcccgttGTTTTATTGAAAGTATGTCTATTTTTGTCAATATATCTCTTATAAAAACTCAACCACTTGAGAACTTGAATCGGTCCCTTATAATGATTTTATAATCGTTTATTGCAAAATCAAATGGCTAtttatgtataaaaaaaaaatcaaaataataactATTTTATTGATTATTGAAAATATGGCTATTGTTTCCAACATCTCCTATAGAAAACATAATGATTTAAATCGGTCTGTTATCGTGTTGCTGGGCTTATGTTAGAACAGCAACAGCCCAATCAAAAGTGATACGAGGGCCATGGTCCATGGAGGTCAACTCTCAAGACCCAAGCTTTAACGTGATCGAGCACCGGCCTAAAATTTTTATTCGCAGGATCATCCTACTGATCAGATCAATCGGTCACACCTTGAAGATGAAGGTGATTCATATCCCTTGTTTGGAAGACAACTATTCTTACTTGTATGAACCTCGATTCTGATCATTTTTAAGTTCAGTTAGTTGATCATTTTTTATTTAGGTTTTCGTATTGACTCTACAATCTACCGTTACTGCGCTTTACCGTGTTTGTATTTTTGCAGGGTGATTGATGAGAACACGAAACAAGGAGCAGTTGTGGATCCAGTTGAGCCTGAGAAGATTATTAAAGTTGCTAAAGAAAATGGTGTTGAACTTAAGCTTGTCCTCACCACTCATCACCACTGGTTAGTTAACCTTTCATCGAAAACGCTATTGATAATTGATGATTTTTAGCGGGGAGTATACGTTCTGCTAGTTATTGAGGTCAATTAGGTTATTATAGTATGATTATGGGTGAATAAGGAGATAATACTGGTTGAGAGATTTCATAAACGGAAAATCCTCATCCAGGTGGCTGTTGCGAGTTTTCCTATTGACCATGCAATCCATGGTTTTTGGCCACTGGAGCTGCAGTACGTGTCTGTGACTATATAGATAAGCTTGAAGACTATCATCTGCTCAGAGGAAAACAGGTGGTAATGGCAAAACCCTAACCCTGCTGGGTGTTCAAAAGAATACTCAACCTGGAtggattaatatattatattatgcaTTTAAATCAAAGATTGGTTGCTAAGAGATACAATACATATAGAAAGAGGGAATAGATTACATTGATACTTATGGTCCATTGGCTAGGATCAGTTGTATACAAAATGATGAACCCTAATAGATATCTCAGATATGAAAGGATTATacattcatcaaatggatgtgaaaacaagCTTTCTAAACAACAGATATTGTTTCTTATGATAAATTGGTGACAGGGATCATGCGGGTGGCAATGAGAAGATCAAAGAGTTGGTTCCAGGGATTAAGGTTTATGGAGGTTCTGTTGATAATGTAAAAGGGTGTACTGATAAGCTGGAAAATGGTGATAAGTTATCTCTTGGGGATTCTATAAATATACTCTCTCTCCACACACCATGGTATGTTTCTTTCCCATAAACGAACATTTATTATAGTTTAATAAAAGTTTTTAACTATTAGTTAAATCCCGTTCTTCTaataggaaataaataaatatttttaatgtgGTTTGTTGGTTTGTCAGCCACACAAAGGGACACATAAGCTACTATGTAACTGGGAAAGAAGAAGAGGACCCTGCTGTGTTTACAGGGGACACACTGGTGGGTGTATCTTGTAATTTCTTGATGTAAATATTTTGGGCTAAAtgctactttcattttttttttttttgctgatgatgtattttttcttttttggtaGTTTGTTGCTGGTTGTGGCAAGTTTTTTGAGGGGACAGCAGAACAGATGCATGAGTCACTGTGTGTGACTTTGGCTTCTTTGCCAAAACCAACTAAAGTTTACTGTGGGCATGAGGTAAAATTAATTCAGTATATTGTTTTTGTATTTGTTAGAttgtaataaaattaattaacagTAGATGTCATTTTTTATACATGTCATGTCAATGTCAGTATACGGTGAAGAATCTGCAGTTTGCTCAAACAGTTGAACCAGACAATGAGAAGATATCAGAAAAGTTATCATGGGCTCAGAAGCAGAGGCAATCTGGGCTTCCAACTATTCCATCAACCATTGAACAGGAATTAGAAACTAATCCTTTCATGCGATCTGATCTACCTCAAATTCAGGTACTCTTGCTGTTTTTGACTTTTTTCCATATAGCTTGGGGCAAGAAAGGTCTTATTTTGACTTCCAATTATGATGCAGGAGAAAGTTGGATGCAAGTCCCCTGTTGAAGCAATGCGCGAGATAAGGCAACGAAAGGATAACTGGAGAGGGTAATTACCTAAATACCCTCTGTCGCATCTTTTTTGTGTGTGTACATTACTTAAATAATGTACGTGTCATAAGAGTGAATGTGTTGTTGTTGCTACTGAAACTTGGTTTGTGTTTGTCACATAACATAAATGTCCAATATGTCAAGAATGAAGAATCTTTCTGTTTTCAGCAAATCTTTGGATTTTTGTTTGCTACAATTTTGTCTAATCCCCCTGTGCTCAATAATCTAATAGGATTTGTGAACCCCGCCTTTAAGAGGATATCATCCTTCCCTTTTCGTGCTTTGGCCTTTGGTTGAACATGTACCAGAATATCTCATCTTACCTTGTTTGGAGAACACCAGTTTCATGTTTACAATCTATTGTTTTTCTTCAATTCACTCACACAGATTGAATATCGAATGAGTATGCCTAAAATAGGTATCCTCATTGCTTTAAAGTAGTAATATTACATTTTTAGATGATATTTTCGGCAATATGATTCGTAAGTGGAGCATTTCAATATCTTTGGGTAGCTGTTGTGCTACCTCAAATACAAGTTGAATAAACATTTACAATCAGTATTTAAATTGTAATCGTACTATTGACGTGCTGTAATAGATTGATTGTAAATGTGCTAATGTTATATTAAAGAGCTGTGTAATAAAACATTAAAGTTTCATACTTGATGTATATAATatctatgtaagatttattatcATAATATACATTATACAATATGATCATAACAgaaagaaaacaaagaaaaacaaaCTAAAAGTGGGTATCTATTTAGaggaataaaaacaaaataagcataattgttttttacttttgtattgaagaaaaaacaaaaaatataagatATCTTTCCCTAAAAATTAGGCCTTAAGGAAATGTGGACTACAttgtgtaaaaaaaaaaaaatttataaagttTGAAACCACTAATTGTGGTTCCACCAAAGTAATTACTTAAATGCCCTCTATAATTCCCTATCATCTTTATTCGTGTGCGTGGTTGCGACTTTCTGTGTACATCATCCCTATTCAGTAATCATGTTCTTGATGCTAAAACTTAGTGTTACTTTGGTTCTTTGATTTCAAGGAATTTAAATAAGTTAGAATGCAAATTTCAATTTAAGCCCCGTGGAATTGAATTTAAATTGCATTAAATCACGTGGTTTAAATTGTCGATTTCCGGTAAAAACAAAGATTTTAGATTCTattacttatttttttattaaaagcaCAAAACTCTTcatgtatattttatttattttagtcatTATTCATAAAATCAAAAACAAATTATCATCAACTTTTATACCACCCACCAATCCATCCACAATAACGCATGTCCTAACGCTCGTGCTCACATCCACCCACACACATCTGCACGCACATATACATAGACACGCACACACATATGTTTTCCTTTTTATGAAACTCTTTAAATATGCACTTAGCTCCTCACTAAGTGGCATAGACCTCGTCCTATGAGGCTTTAGCTATCTCGAAGCGTAAGCGATCACGCGACCCCTCTGTATCAACACAACCCCCAACTCCGTGAtcaacgcatcacaataaaccacaaaatccacaACACCCTCCGGTAGGGTCAAAATCAGTGTCTCACACAACCGCTGTTTCAAGGTCTTAAAAGTTGCCTGCtgttcaggcccccaacgaaaagtgATCGTCTTCTTTATCAACCGAGTCAAaggaacaactatcttggagaaatattggatgaatctccaatagtCACCTGCTAAACC containing:
- the LOC111892113 gene encoding hydroxyacylglutathione hydrolase cytoplasmic, yielding MEVNSQDPSFNVIEHRPKIFIRRIILLIRSIGHTLKMKVIHIPCLEDNYSYLVIDENTKQGAVVDPVEPEKIIKVAKENGVELKLVLTTHHHWDHAGGNEKIKELVPGIKVYGGSVDNVKGCTDKLENGDKLSLGDSINILSLHTPCHTKGHISYYVTGKEEEDPAVFTGDTLFVAGCGKFFEGTAEQMHESLCVTLASLPKPTKVYCGHEYTVKNLQFAQTVEPDNEKISEKLSWAQKQRQSGLPTIPSTIEQELETNPFMRSDLPQIQEKVGCKSPVEAMREIRQRKDNWRG